The nucleotide sequence AGTATTTGGGCGCCTTGTTTGCTTAGCTCGACGAGTTTTTCCAGTTCAGGCTTAAACAACGCGAAATCTTTGGCGGCTTTGGCTTTTTTCCACACATTAATAGTCAAGGCCTGCTGCTTGGCAAGCTTCGCAACCAACTCACTAGGCAACGCGGTTTGCTCGTTATAGTTCTTCTTGATAAGCTCCACATTACGCTTCTCAACTGCCCCCAAGTTTTCGTAGCTACTGTTTTTGAGTATATCTTCAAGAAGCTTTCCCGTCTTAGGCGAAGTGCTCAATTTGTGACTGATTTGGCTAAGCAAAGCCAACTGCTCACTACGCAACTCCACCGCCCGCGGAGGCATCATAGTTTCCATATCCCAACTCACAAGCGCCTCCACCGAACCCAAAACAACCACTTCACGATTCCGCGCCAAAAGCCGCTTATAATCCAACTCTAAACCAGACGACATAAACAAACTCATCCCATACAACCAACCTGTGTCGGCGCCTTCATTTATGGCTTTGCAACCCCAACCAAACAGCTTCAGACCACTGCCCGCGTCCACTTTTCCTTCAAAACATAGACCCCCTCCCCCTTTCTGCATAGAATTAATATTTGTATCCAAATAGGTTGGCGCTGGGGTGGTTTTGCGCGTAAACGTTTTATGGATTTGCATCTATACTTTGGGGTATGTCGGATAAGAAGGAAGATAGAAGCACGTGGGCTATTGGCGGCGGCGTGATTGCGGGTTTGGGTGTTGGTTTTTTCTTTTTGCCTAATACGATGGCGTTTGTTGGCTCCATGATGCTGGGTTTGGGAATTGGTCTTATCGTGACCGCGTTAGCTTCACGCAAACACTAACCTGCCGTTTTTCTTTGCCGCGCAATCCTAGCAAACTCGTTTTTAAGTGTGTTTTTGTTTGTCTGCGTTGGGTGGAATGCTTTTAAGTTTTTTAGGGCATATTTTGGTTGTGAATGTTTATGAATTCTGTACTTGAAGCCATAAAGAACAGGCGCTCGGTTAGACTCTACGAATCAAAACCCGTTCCCAAAGATGTTCTCAAAGCAATCATTGAAGCGGGGAACCAAGCTCCTTTCACGTCCATGACGCGCGCTCAACCTTGGCGTTTTGTTGTTGTCGAAAACCCCGAGTTTAGGCAAAAACTTTTCGAAACTGCCTTTCCTGTCTGGAAACAATCCATCGAAGGCATGAAACAAGTTGCCCCTGACCTCTACGAAATGGCTATGAGCATACATGACGCTTTAGATGAACCCAAAGACCCCGTTTACTACTCTGCCCCTGCCATTGTCTTTGTTATAGGTCCTGAAGGCAGCGCCGTGAGTTGTGCACTTGCCTGTGAGAACATGATGATAGCCGCCCAATCCTTAGGCGTGGGAAGCTGCTACGTCGGCTTTGGCGCGATGGTCAAAGCAAACCCCGAAGTTGCCTCTGAGTTTGAACTAAAAGAAAAAGAAGAAATCCACGGTCCCATACTGCTCGGGTACCCCAAAGCAAACCCCAACCCCGCCCAAGCCAGCGCTTTTGAAGCCATCCAACCAAACAAACAAAACCCCACAACCAAATGGGTCTAATCCCGCCTTTTCTTTTTTGCCTGATTTTTGCTGTATCCAAAATCACCTGCTTCGTAGACCTTGTGGTGACTTTGGTGGTTAGTGGATGCTGGTTGTATGATCCCATGGACAACCGTTCTGATGCTCACGTTCTCAGCGTTAACCCCCTTCTGCATACGATAACTTTCTCTTGATTGTCAGTTTAGTTTTCAATGTTTTGACGGTTTGGTATGCTTGGACTTGGGTCTAACCCTTTCTGAGCGCAAACTGTTATTACCTCTGTTGGGCTCTTTTGTGTTTATGCTTATGAAGGCTGTTGAGTGGACACGGTACGGTGCTCCTGATGTTCTCAAGCTTGCCGAGGTGGAAAAGCCTGTGCCTAAAGCTGGTGAGGTTCTGGTTAAGGTGCATGCGACATCAGTGACTGCGGGGGAATGCGAAATGCGCAGTTTCAAAGTCCGCGGCTTATTCTGGTTGCCCCTGAGGCTGTGGCTAGGTATATTTAAGCCCCGAAAGAAGCTGCTTGGGCAAGAATTCGCAGGCGAAATCGAAGCAGTCGGGACAAGCATCACACAATTCAAACCTGGCCAGCGGGTCTTTGGAACTACAGGGATAAACTTTGGCGCGTATGCCCAGTACCTTTGCGTACCCGAAAAGGCAGGCGACGGCGTAGTGGCTACGATGCCCAAGAATTTGAGTTTTGAACAAGCCGCCCCTGTCCCCGTAGCGGGTCTTGAAGCCCTGCACTTTCTAAGAACCGCCAACATCCAGCAGGGACAACAAATTCTCATCGTGGGTTCAGGCGGAAGCATCGGCACCTACGCATTGCAACTAGCCAAACACTACGGCGCAACGGTCACAGCCGTGGATAGCACCCAAAAACTAGACATGCTACGCGAATTAGGCGCCGACTTGGTAGTTGACTACACCAAAGAAGACTACCTCCAAACAGGAAAAACCTACGACGCCATCCTTGACGTAGTGGGCAAAGCATCTTTCTCCCGTGCCATAAACACCCTAAAACCTAAGGGGCATTTGCTTTTGGCTAATCCTGGGCTCTTGGATATGCTTAGAGGTTCGTGGGTTTCAGCGACAAGTGGCAAGACAGTGGTAGCGAAAACTGCAGCTTCAACAACAGAGGACCTGCTTTTCCTCAACGACTTAATTGAAACTGGAAAGCTCAAACCCATCATCGACCGCACCTACACGTTAGAGCAAACAGCAGAAGCCCACAAATACGCCGAGACAGGAGACAAAAAAGGCAACATCGTCATAACCGTACCGCACTGAAGCGTTTGCTCCGAAAGTGGGCTGTGTGGCTTTTGTGTGCTAGAGCTAATTAGTTGGGTTGGTCTATGTTTAGGTTGAAACAGGGTGTTGTTGTGGGGTCTTTGGTTGTTGTGTATTCTTATCATCACCATAGCACTGAGAAAATCGCAGAGGTTTTTGCGCAGGTTCTTGGCTGCGAAGTGAAGACGCCTTCCCAAGTAGACCCCAGAGGGCTTGGAAAGTTTGGTTTGCTGGGTTTTGGAGCGGGCATAGAAAGCGGCAAACACTACAAGCCCCTGCTTGACTTAGCCGATAAACTACCTCCTGCAGCTGAGAACCAAAAAGTTTTCCTTTTTTCAACCGCTGGTATTACAAGCGAAAAGAAACTCAAAAAAGACCACCGCGCGCTTAGGGAGAAACTTCAAGCCAAAGGCTACGTGGTCGTGGACGAATTTCAGTGCAAGGGCTACAACACGAATAGTTTTCTAAAGTTCGTGGGCGGCATGAACAGGGGTAGACCTAACGAGGAAGACCTCCAAAACGCCCAAGAATTCGCTTTAAACCTAAAACAGAACCTGTAGCGAAAGTTTGGGCTGCTATTTGGTTTCTTCTGATTCAACTCCGTTTTGCATGTGGATGGCGAATTTGCATTCTTGAGCGCCTGATATAGCTGACTGTAGCAGGTCAACTTTTACGGGTTTGTCCAAAACGGCTCCCCAATATTTTTCTACAAAGCCTTTGGCGCAGTTGCAGTAAGTGATGGATGCGGTTTCTTCTATCGGGAGCTCGCGAAATACGCTGCAGTAGCACCTCATGGGTCGAGTAAACGACTGGGGAGTGTACGATAAGTACAAGACGTCGCCTTCTTTGCTGAGTTTGGTTCCCGCCATAGGGTTTTTCTGTTCAGCTTCCAAAAACTCTTCGATGTTTTCGTATTTATCACGTTTAGCAATGGCACGCTCTATTGCCCTGCGGTTTCGGTTCGCGCAGTTGTAGCCGCATTTTTGCATGATTTCATTTCGGGTTTCCTCATCAACTAGTGAATCTAACCTGTCAACAGCTTCCTTGCCCCACATCGCAGCCTTCTTCTTGGCGGTTCTCACTGTAATATCCGCGCTACCCTCCATAACCTGCTCTGCGACTTCCTTGCCCGCAGCTTGCTCAATGCATTTCTCCATCTCAACTAACATTTTACGCATACTAACAACCCTGCAAAACTTAACTAAACTACATACATATACCCCGCCTGCTCATATAAGCATTGTTTTACACATACCCTTTTCAGCTCAAAGGCATCTTTTGCTGTTTTGGCGGCTGTAGTTTGCTGTTTATGCGCTCTTCACAGTAGATTTTAGCAATTTTTAATAGAACCTGCGCGCTAAAAGGGAAACGGGAGCGAACCTAAATGCTGTTTGGACACAAAAACAAACTGCAAGTAGACCTAGGCGAGTTAAACGACCAAAAACCCCTGCTCCAAACATTCTTGCAGTCAAACCTCAAAACAACCATAACAGACGCAGGCACAAACAAACTAACCATCAATTCAGACGCCCTACCCCCGCAAGAGCTCCAAAGAATAGTAACCAAGTTCATTTACAAACGAAACCTAAACACCAAATACTACGCCTCAACCAAAGGCAACACCATCAAAATCACACCCTTCAAAAACGCCAAAAAACCCGAAAAACCAAACAAAAACCCCACCCCACCAAAATTCGCCCACGGCTTCTAACCTCACACGTTATGTAGCCCTCTTTGGTTGATTAGCTGGAATAATAGAAACAGAACTTACGCAAAACGGATTTTCCCGTGCTGTCGAACTAATGAGTTTTGTTTTGTTCTGTCCGCTCATAATAACTTGGGCAGTACTTTCAAACCTTAGTTGTTTCCCTAATGCATTATTCTTTTTTCTTTATGCTATATGGAACCGCAAATAACGGTCTTTTTTCTTTGACACTAATTTCAATTAACTTTCTAGTACCGTATAAGTCAAGCCAGCGGATGGCGTCCAGGTCTTCTTTAAGATGCGCGTTTATTTCTGCATATTTTCCTTTTGGGTAAAGTTCACGTATTATGCCACCATCCCCCTTATGGGCTGGTGGATTTAAGTGAAGCATTTCAGCTGTGGCAATTATGTTGTCGAGTGTTGCTCTTTTGAATGTGTTCCCGTTTGCTGCCAAAAGCTGTTGTGCATGGTCAATTGTTATGCAATCATGCCACATCTTTGTTGCTTTGTTAAGACTCATTAAAGAGTTTTGGGTACATCTTGCAATAAGTAATGGAATATCAAAGCGTAGGATACCAAACCCA is from Candidatus Bathyarchaeota archaeon and encodes:
- a CDS encoding nitroreductase family protein, encoding MNSVLEAIKNRRSVRLYESKPVPKDVLKAIIEAGNQAPFTSMTRAQPWRFVVVENPEFRQKLFETAFPVWKQSIEGMKQVAPDLYEMAMSIHDALDEPKDPVYYSAPAIVFVIGPEGSAVSCALACENMMIAAQSLGVGSCYVGFGAMVKANPEVASEFELKEKEEIHGPILLGYPKANPNPAQASAFEAIQPNKQNPTTKWV
- a CDS encoding flavodoxin family protein, with protein sequence MFRLKQGVVVGSLVVVYSYHHHSTEKIAEVFAQVLGCEVKTPSQVDPRGLGKFGLLGFGAGIESGKHYKPLLDLADKLPPAAENQKVFLFSTAGITSEKKLKKDHRALREKLQAKGYVVVDEFQCKGYNTNSFLKFVGGMNRGRPNEEDLQNAQEFALNLKQNL
- a CDS encoding DUF6144 family protein, producing MRKMLVEMEKCIEQAAGKEVAEQVMEGSADITVRTAKKKAAMWGKEAVDRLDSLVDEETRNEIMQKCGYNCANRNRRAIERAIAKRDKYENIEEFLEAEQKNPMAGTKLSKEGDVLYLSYTPQSFTRPMRCYCSVFRELPIEETASITYCNCAKGFVEKYWGAVLDKPVKVDLLQSAISGAQECKFAIHMQNGVESEETK
- a CDS encoding NAD(P)-dependent alcohol dehydrogenase encodes the protein MKAVEWTRYGAPDVLKLAEVEKPVPKAGEVLVKVHATSVTAGECEMRSFKVRGLFWLPLRLWLGIFKPRKKLLGQEFAGEIEAVGTSITQFKPGQRVFGTTGINFGAYAQYLCVPEKAGDGVVATMPKNLSFEQAAPVPVAGLEALHFLRTANIQQGQQILIVGSGGSIGTYALQLAKHYGATVTAVDSTQKLDMLRELGADLVVDYTKEDYLQTGKTYDAILDVVGKASFSRAINTLKPKGHLLLANPGLLDMLRGSWVSATSGKTVVAKTAASTTEDLLFLNDLIETGKLKPIIDRTYTLEQTAEAHKYAETGDKKGNIVITVPH